The Arthrobacter burdickii genomic interval ACATGTCGCTCGCGTCGCTCCTCGACTTCGTCAAGGGCGGCTTCCTCCGACGCGGGCCCGAGAAGCGCTCCATTGAGGACGGCGTCCGGGACGTGCAGGTCAAGACCGCGGGGCCGTCGGCGTCGATCACGTCCCTTTCCGGCGGAAACCAGCAAAAGGTCGTCATCGGCAAGGTACTGATGACGCAGCCCGACGTACTCCTGCTCGACGAGCCCACCCGCGGTATCGATGTGGGCGCCAAAGCCGAAATCTTCGCCCTGATGGCGAGGGAGGCGCGGCGGGGCCTGGGCGTGCTCTTCGCCACGAGTGAGATCGGCGAGGCCCTCGGAGCGGCCAACCGCATCGTCGTCATGTCGAAGGGGCGCATCGTGCGCGAGTTCGATCCCCGGACCGCTAACCGCGACGACGTCATGGTTGCCAGCGGCGAAGCACATCAGGACCGAGAAGAAGAGGCAGCACAGCGATGACCAGCACCGCGACATCCCGGCCGACCGCACCTAAACGGCAGCTCGACCTCGGCGCCATCCTCCTCGAGGGCAGGGCCTTCATCGCCCTGATCGTCCTCATCATCATCTTCTCCCTGATTTCCGATGCGTACCTGACGCTGCCGAACCTGATCACGATGACCCGTCACGTGGCCATGAATGCGATCCTCGCGATCGGCATGCTCTTCGTCATCCTCAAGGGTGGCATCGACCTCTCGGTTGGCTCGACCGTGGGCCTCTCGGGAATCGTCGCAGGAGTGCTGTTGCAGGGACTGCGCATCGATTCACTCGACGTCGTGCTCTACCCCGCCGTCTGGGTGGTCGTACTCTGCTCGTTGCTCGTGGGCTCGCTCGTCGGTCTCGTGAACGGCCTGCTGGTGACGCGATTCAACGTCGCACCGTTCATCGCAACGCTCGGAATGCTCTATATAGCCCGAGGCGCCGCGTTGCTCATCTCGAACGGCTCGACATACCCCCGCCTTCAAGGCGAAGAGACCCTGGGGAACACCGGCTTCAACCTCATTGGCGGCGGCCGCCTGCTCGGCATCCCCATGGCGATCTGGATCATGATCATCTTCGCGGTCATCGCCCTTGTCGTACTTCGCACGACACCTTTCGGACGCTGGGTCTACGCCACCGGCGGTAACGAGCGCGCCGCAGACCTTGCAGGCGTACCCACGAAACGTGTCAAGATGAGCGTCTACGTCATCAGCGGTTTCTGTGCCGCAACCGCCGGCCTCATCATCTCGTCCGAGCTGACGGCCGCGGCGCCCCAGACCGGCGAGAGCTTCGAACTGAACGCGATCGCCGCCGTCGTCATCGGCGGTGCAGCCCTGACCGGGGGCCGTGGGAACGTCCGCGGTGTGCTCCTTGGCGCATTCGTGATCGGCTTCCTCAGCGACGGACTCGTCATCGTCGGGGTCTCGACCTTCTGGCAGGTCACGATCAAGGGTGCCGTGATCATCCTCGCCGTGATGCTTGACCAGGCGCAGCAGAAGATCACCCGCAATAAGAACGCCGCCCTCGCGTCGACCTCGAAGATCGCGCCCGCCGGGTCTACGCCCACCGGCACTGCGGCGACCCACGAACCCGAGACGGATGTAACGCCCGTTGGGAAATCTTGATCGGCAACGGCGTCGGTCAACACCAGGAAATGAAAGGTACCGGACACATGATGCGACGTAAGATCCTGCTCGCCACGGCGACCATGGCGATCACCGCCCTCGGACTCGTCGGCTGCGGAGGCTCGGATAACAGCGGTTCCAGCGGCAGCCCCAGCAGCGCCTCCAGCAGCGGATCCAGCGACGGGGAAGCGAGTGGTCTCATCGCCATCATCACGCCGCCCCTGGAAAACCCGTTCTTCAAGGCAGAAGCCGACGCAGCCAAAGCCGAAGCCGAAAAGCTCGGCTACGAAACGTCAGTCGCCTCCCACGACGATGACCCCAACCGGCAGAGCGAACTGATCGACTCGGCCATCAGCCAGAACGCCAAGGCGATCATCCTCGACAACGCCGGCGCTGACGCCTCCATCGGTCCCATTCAGAAGGCCGAGGACGCCGGGGTGGCCGTCTTCCTCATTGACCGCGAGATCAACGAGGCAGGCATCGCCAAGTCGCAGATCGTGGCGAACAACGCCCAGGGCGCGGCTGCGGTAGCGGAAGAGTTCGTGGCAGCGCTGCCTGAGGGCGGCAACTACATCGAGTTGACGGGCAAGGAGTCCGACACCAACGCCGGAGTCCGCTCGGAGGCATTCGCCAGCGTCATCTCCCAGTACCCGTCCCTCGTACAGACGTCGAAGGAAACCGCCAACTGGAGCCAGGACGAAGCCTTCTCCAAAGTCGAGACCCTGCTCCAGCGTGACCCCGATGTACAGGGCATCATCGCCGGCAACGACACCATGGCCCTCGGAGCCGTCGCGGCGGTCGAAGCCGCTGGACTACTCGACCAGATCAAGATCGTCGGCTTCGACGGCAGCCCCGACGCGGTCGACGCGATCAAGGCAGGCAAGCTCGTAGCGACCGGCCTCCAGCCGGCCGTGGTGATCTCACAAACCGCCGTCCAGCAGGCAGACTCGTTCATCCGCACCGGCGAAACCGGGGAGGATGAAAAGCAATCACTCGACTGCGTCGTCATCAACGCCGACAACGCGGACAAATACTCGCTCTTCGCCCTCGACAAGTAGGCCGGCGGTACGCGGGGCCGCTGCGGAAGTAGTCGCGGCCCCGCATACCCGTGCATCCTGATTTTTCAATATCGCGGCTGACGCATCTCCTACTAAGACCTGACCCTGGGCGTGCGTGATCCCGTGACCGTCTGTTCGTCAAAGGAAGTCACTCTGACGAACACGGGAGACCGCGCCGGAGCAGAAGCCGTGGTCCAGTAGGCGCTGGCCGCCATCGGCCAGCCCGGCGGAACGTTCACCAGCGAAGAGGTCATGCCACCCTTCGGTTCGATACCCCTGCGAACGGTCATGAGCTTCGCGGAGGTGTCGGCTACGGACAGCATCGACATCTGCGAGGCGTGAGAGGACTATGCGCGTAGTGGAGGGTCGCACCCCAGCGAACCCAGTGTCAGCATCATCAGGAACTGCCGACAGGACATCAGTCATCGCCGCTAGGAAAAAGTACGACAACCTAGTTGCTGAACACGGAGACACAGAAGTACATAGCTGCTTGTCGGTCGGTCTTTCAATAACGCCACAGGCTGTGGCGCAATGAACTGCCGGCGCCTCGCGTACGGGAGCCACAAGCTAGGGGGGTAGAACGCTGACCACGGGTCTCTTTCAGCGATTGGTGAGAAGGAACGCCACTCCAACTAGGGGGGCTTACGCCTCACCTCGAATCGGATATCCTGGGAGATTACGCCGCCGCGCTTAGGGCGTTGATGGCGCTGGTGCGAGAAGCATCGCACCGCGCTCAGCGTCGTGAATATGGCGATGATCGAGCTGTACTAAAACACCGGGCGGTCGATTCTGGACAGGCAAGCGGATGAACCCCTGGGGAGTAGGGTTTTCGAGCGCCTAGCGAGGGACCTAATGGCGGAGTTCCCCCATATGAGGGGCTTCTCCCAAACTCATCTCTACAACAGGCGCTCCTTCGCGGCGGTATGGGACGGCTCGAAAACAATTGTCCAGACACCGTCTGGACAATTGAGTTGGAGCCACAACGTCGCCCCCCCAAACAATGTCGACGACCACGAGTTGCGCACCTGGTACGCAGCTCGTTCCATCCAGCACTGTTGGTCAGTAGCTCATCGGTCGAACGCTCTTCATGCAGGAGCACAGTTTCCGAGTAGGCAACCGAGGGTGTTTGTGCTTCCGTGTGGGGCTACTCAGATGGAGCGGATGGCTTTGATTCGTTGAGCCCATACCGTCTTCGCGAGTGGAGACGAGGGCGTCAATCCTTCAAAGCCATGTGGGGCGCCTGGGTTGAGGAAGAAGTCGACGTGCACGCCGGCGCGTAGAAGGTTCTGTGCGTAGGTGATGTCCTCGTCGCGGAAGATGTCGACCTCGCCGGTGTCGATGAAGGCCGGGGGGAGGTTGCGGAAGTCGGTAAGGCGGGCAGGCGCGACGCTTGCTGGTACGGTATCGGTGCCTCTCCTGTCGCCGAGGATGGCTGTCCAAGCAGTGATGTTGTTGTCGTACGTCCACGTCGCCAAAGGAGCTAACACCGGGTCGGGCTCCACGGTTCGATCATCAAGCATCGGGCAGATAAGGATTTGTTTCGCGATCGGTATTCCCCGATCGCGGGCGAGGATGGTCGCACCGGCGGCGATACCGCCGCCGCCGCTGTCCCCACCGATCGCGATTCGTGAGGCGTCGATTCCCAGTTCCGGTGAGTGTTCGAGCAGCCATGACACTCCAGTCAGCGCGTCTTCTGCGAGGTGTTCTGCCCTATTTTCCGGCGCGTTGAGGAAGTCCACGGCGAGGATCGGGACACCGCTGTCGTGGACGAGGCCGGCCAGGACGAGCATGTAGTGCTCGACGGTGCAGCAAATCATGCCACCTCCGTGTATGTACACCAGTGCAGATCCTGGTTGTCCGCCCTCCTTCTGGATCCAGCGAAGGTTCAATGCCCGACCATCAGAGGTTGTTCTTTGATGGTCCGTCCAACGGATGTCCGATGGCATTGACGCGGCCCGCCGTGTTTCCTCGAATGCCTGTTCCGTGCTTGTTCGCAAGGCCTGCCAGTCCATCCGCGGCGTGACTGGGAAGCCATGGGGGTAAGCAGCATGCATTGCGGCTAGTGCTGATTCGAAGTCGGGGTCATAGGCAATGGTCATACGGATTTCCTTACGATGTAGCCAGCAATGACTTGGATGGTTCGTTCCCTGCTTAATTTACGATCTTCGGCGACCATCCCGGACATGTTGGACGCAGGACCCGCCCGAACAACGAGAGGCTCAGGCGCCAGCTATTACATAGTCCCAGCGTTCCAGGGTGTGGGTGCAAGGTTTCCGCCCCATAGCCTGGTTCGTTCCAGGCTGTGGGGAGTGATGGTGCTTATGAGCCGCTCTCGCCCTTCTGATCTATTCGCCGATAACTATCCTCAGGCCCGGGGTCAGCGGGGCTCGCAAACGGTGGATCGATGTTTGATGCGATGGACATAGAAGCCGTGGTCCTCGACGTCGAGTGTGAACAGCACCCGGTGGTCGCCGTGGCCTGCCGTGCGCAAGCCCAAGAGTTTGTTCGTGAGCGGCTTGCTGAGCTGGCAAGGATCATCGGCCAGAACCCCGGTGACGAATCCGACCATCGTGGCAGCAGCCTCCCCCGCTAATTCTCAATCGCCGATAATCATCCTTTTGTCAGGTTGCCCACCGGAGATCGTAAGTACGAACCCGAGCCGTCTATCCGTTGCTGCCAGCCCTTGTCGAACCAAAGGTGTCCAGCTCGCACGTCAGGGCCTCTAACTGTCCTGCCATTGCCTCAGCCGACGGACGGCAGCCGTCCGAGTACCCGGGAAGGATGGTTGGGCCGTGCTAAGTATGCGTTGATGGAGGTTCGTCGTCGAAGGTGATGCGCACTCATCGAATAGGTGGCGTAGGAGCCTTCCACTGGACGACAAGATCGGCCCCACGAGCAGTCACCCTGTCCGTTGATAACGCATGAGTAACGGGGGCGGAAGGAGGCCCCCCGCCTTTTATTTCTTCAGCTGAGCGAGTTCTTCGGTGTTTGGCGGTTGCGCTCCTGCTCTTGAGACGGTGATGCTCGCTGCCAATGATGCAGTGGAACCAATGGCCTGCAGTTCCTGAACCGTGGCCGGGAGCTTCCCGAGGGCGGCGACCGAGTGCAGGACGGATGCCATGTATGAATCGCCTGCTCCGATGGTGTCCACGACCGGTGTAGGTCTGGCAGGCACGGAGCATCTGTGGAAGTCAGTCCACAATAATGCTCCGTGTGCGCCCTGCGTGATGATGACGAGGCCTGGTCCTCGTTCAACCAGAGTTTCAGCGACTTCTTCAGGGCTTCGGCCGGGGTAGAGCCAGGCCGCGTCCTCATCGCTCATCTTGACGATGTCGACGATGTCGACCATCGACTCGAACCGTTCAAGGCATTCGTCTTTGTCGGGCATCAGGCCCGGCCTAATGTTCGGATCGAAACTGAGGAGAGCCAATGAGCGGCTCTGCCTGAAGAGATCGTGAACCGTCCTCGCCCCGGGATCCAGGAATGCGGCAATCGATCCGGTGTGCAGGAGACCGAAGCGGTGATAAAGGGTCTGTTCGCGCAGCGACCACTGCAAGTCGAACACGTAGGTAGCGGCCCCTTGATCATCGAGCACGGCGGTGGCTGAAGCGGTGGAGGCCTTGCTGGGTTCGGGGTCCGTGATGACGTGGACCCCCTCGGCTGCCAGATGGTCGCGTATTTCGGCCCCCGGTGAGTCATCGCCCAGCTCGGTGAGGAGTGATACGTCGGACCCGAGCCGGGACAGACCGACCGCGACGTTCGCGGGGGAACCACCCGGGTGCCTGCGCTGGGTTATGCCATCGCTGACGACGTCGATGATCGCCTCTCCCACAACCAGAATGGCGCTGACGTTCGTTCTATTTCTGGCCATGGATGGTTTCTCGGTGCAGTCGGGTGAAGGGTGCGGTCGGAAAGACCTGTTCGGCGAGTGTGACGAGTCCTTTTCCGGCATAGATTTCCACGATGTGAGCGTCGACGACGATCAACAGGTCGATTTCTTCGGTGTTCTGATCAGGTAGGGGTGCCCAGTCAACGGAGGGGAAGGCCGGATGGAAGTCGACGGCGCCACTTTGGGTTCGGTCGCAGGTGATACTTCGTTCACCACCGTCGATGGTGATGGTCAAGCGTTCCACGCCGGAGTCGTCACCGGTGAGTACGAGCGTCGTACGCGCCCCGGGTGTGCAGGGAACTGTGAGGTCGAAGACGTGGAGGGGTGACTGTTCGGGGGGCAGGATGGGGCTCTGCGCGATACGGAGGCGGTCACCGGCGGTGCGGACAAGTTCGATTTCTCGAACCAGGGACATTGCGGATCGCCAGGGCCCGGTCGGGGTTTCGTTGGCATAGTCCCAATTACTTGCCCAGCCGATCATCAACCGGCGGTCATCCGGCACATTGTTGAAGGAGACGGCCGCATAGTAGTCCCGGCCGTAGTCGAGCCAGTCATAGTCCGCCGGGTCGGTCGATTCGGTGATCCGGGTCGGAATGAACGTTGTCCCGTCGAAGTCCCCGACGAAGTACTGAGTTCCGGATCCACCCGCGATTGCACCGGGGTTGAGGCTGACGATGAGCACCCAGCGGGTCTCCTGCGTCCCTTTGATGGGGAGCGGGAACAGATCGGGGCACTCCCACACCCCGCCGACAGCGTGACAGGGCCCGAAGCGGGACCCGAGCGTCCAATCGATCAGGTTGGGGGATGTGTAGAACACGACCCGGCGATCCACTGCATCCACGGCCACCATCACCCAGTGACCGTTGTCGCCGCCGTACCAGAACACCTTGGGGTCGCGGAACTCGGTTGAACCGATATCCAGGACTGGATTGCCCTCATACCGGGTCCAGGTGTTGCCGGCGTCCAGGCTGAATGCGAGAGCTTGGGCCTGGATGCCAGGGGCACCGTCTAGTGGTGGACGGGCACTGGTGTAGATCGCGACGAGAGCTGTCTGGCCGGGCCCGGCGAACCCGGCGGTGTTTCGGGTGTCGACGACCGCGCTTCCGGAAAAGACCATTTCCTCGGCTGTGGCCGGGATGGCCACTGCCTGCTCCTGCCAGGACACCAGGTCGGTGGAAGTGGCGTGCCCCCAGGACATATTCCCCCACGTGTCACCGCTTGGGTTGTTCTGGAAGAACAGGTGATAAACGCCCTCGTGATACAGCAGGCCATTGGGATCGTTCAGCCAGGTCGAGCGTGCCGTGAAGTGTGCGGCTGGCCGCACTGAAGAGGGAGTTGCCGTCGAGCGGGCGGCGGGCGTGGTCATGACAATCCTGACGTATAGCTGATCGAGTAGCTGATCAGTGTGGGAATCGGTGCGGTTGGTAAGCGATTAGTAAGGGGTTGGCGCGGAGCGGACTGGTCGCCCGCTCCGCGCGTCCTTATTCGCCGCCCTGCTGGAAGCGGTCGTAGGCCTGCTGGTATGTGGCGATTACTTCGTCAATGCCCATCGTGTCGAGCTGGGAGACGTAGGCGTCCCATTCCTGCTCAACTGTGTTGTTGACGATCCAACTCGCGAACTTCTCTTTGACGAGTCCATTGATGTCGGTGACAGGGAAGGAGGTTTGTTCCAGTTCCTCGACGGAGAGCATGACTGGCGGGTAGGCGTCGTTGGCCTTGAACGGCGCATAGAGCTCGTTGACGAGATCCTGGCGTTCCTTGGCTCGCGGCTCAGGCGCGACGACAGTCTCGAAGTCCTCGGCGGTCGTGATCTTCGGGCCGCCGGGGGCGACTTTCTGCCGCCGTTCGCCTTCGGCCTCGCCGGCCGGGGCAGGGATCTGCACCAGGACACCATCGGAGTTCTCCTCCAGTGTTACTCCGATCGGACCCCAGTTCGCCTGTGCGGACATTGCCGGGTCGAAGAGGCGGTCCGCCCATCGCATTGTCGCGGCGGGGTACTGGTTGGCCCGGGTGATCGCCATCGCCCCGCGGCTGATTTCCTGGTTGTTGCTGACGCTGGCGAGTTTCTCGCCGTTGACGCCCTCAAGGACGCCCAGAATCGTGTAGTCGCCCATCCGGTCTTCGCCGACCATCTCCTTGAGCTCCCACCAGAAGAACGACCCCAGAATCGCCGTCTCCGACTTGCCCTTGGAAAGGTAGGCCACATCATCCTGCGAAAAGGACTCAGGGTCGATCAGGCCGTCGGAGTACCAGTCCGCAAGCCCATCGACACCAGCCTTGTACTCGTCGGTGTTCGCCGTGAACTCGACTTTCCCGTCGCGTACAATGCGGTGATCGTTGTTCTCTGGC includes:
- a CDS encoding ABC transporter permease — its product is MTSTATSRPTAPKRQLDLGAILLEGRAFIALIVLIIIFSLISDAYLTLPNLITMTRHVAMNAILAIGMLFVILKGGIDLSVGSTVGLSGIVAGVLLQGLRIDSLDVVLYPAVWVVVLCSLLVGSLVGLVNGLLVTRFNVAPFIATLGMLYIARGAALLISNGSTYPRLQGEETLGNTGFNLIGGGRLLGIPMAIWIMIIFAVIALVVLRTTPFGRWVYATGGNERAADLAGVPTKRVKMSVYVISGFCAATAGLIISSELTAAAPQTGESFELNAIAAVVIGGAALTGGRGNVRGVLLGAFVIGFLSDGLVIVGVSTFWQVTIKGAVIILAVMLDQAQQKITRNKNAALASTSKIAPAGSTPTGTAATHEPETDVTPVGKS
- a CDS encoding D-ribose ABC transporter substrate-binding protein; amino-acid sequence: MMRRKILLATATMAITALGLVGCGGSDNSGSSGSPSSASSSGSSDGEASGLIAIITPPLENPFFKAEADAAKAEAEKLGYETSVASHDDDPNRQSELIDSAISQNAKAIILDNAGADASIGPIQKAEDAGVAVFLIDREINEAGIAKSQIVANNAQGAAAVAEEFVAALPEGGNYIELTGKESDTNAGVRSEAFASVISQYPSLVQTSKETANWSQDEAFSKVETLLQRDPDVQGIIAGNDTMALGAVAAVEAAGLLDQIKIVGFDGSPDAVDAIKAGKLVATGLQPAVVISQTAVQQADSFIRTGETGEDEKQSLDCVVINADNADKYSLFALDK
- a CDS encoding DUF1016 N-terminal domain-containing protein — encoded protein: MGSRVFERLARDLMAEFPHMRGFSQTHLYNRRSFAAVWDGSKTIVQTPSGQLSWSHNVAPPNNVDDHELRTWYAARSIQHCWSVAHRSNALHAGAQFPSRQPRVFVLPCGATQMERMALIR
- a CDS encoding alpha/beta hydrolase fold domain-containing protein, with product MTIAYDPDFESALAAMHAAYPHGFPVTPRMDWQALRTSTEQAFEETRRAASMPSDIRWTDHQRTTSDGRALNLRWIQKEGGQPGSALVYIHGGGMICCTVEHYMLVLAGLVHDSGVPILAVDFLNAPENRAEHLAEDALTGVSWLLEHSPELGIDASRIAIGGDSGGGGIAAGATILARDRGIPIAKQILICPMLDDRTVEPDPVLAPLATWTYDNNITAWTAILGDRRGTDTVPASVAPARLTDFRNLPPAFIDTGEVDIFRDEDITYAQNLLRAGVHVDFFLNPGAPHGFEGLTPSSPLAKTVWAQRIKAIRSI
- a CDS encoding carbohydrate kinase family protein; translated protein: MGEAIIDVVSDGITQRRHPGGSPANVAVGLSRLGSDVSLLTELGDDSPGAEIRDHLAAEGVHVITDPEPSKASTASATAVLDDQGAATYVFDLQWSLREQTLYHRFGLLHTGSIAAFLDPGARTVHDLFRQSRSLALLSFDPNIRPGLMPDKDECLERFESMVDIVDIVKMSDEDAAWLYPGRSPEEVAETLVERGPGLVIITQGAHGALLWTDFHRCSVPARPTPVVDTIGAGDSYMASVLHSVAALGKLPATVQELQAIGSTASLAASITVSRAGAQPPNTEELAQLKK
- a CDS encoding glycoside hydrolase family 32 protein, which codes for MTTPAARSTATPSSVRPAAHFTARSTWLNDPNGLLYHEGVYHLFFQNNPSGDTWGNMSWGHATSTDLVSWQEQAVAIPATAEEMVFSGSAVVDTRNTAGFAGPGQTALVAIYTSARPPLDGAPGIQAQALAFSLDAGNTWTRYEGNPVLDIGSTEFRDPKVFWYGGDNGHWVMVAVDAVDRRVVFYTSPNLIDWTLGSRFGPCHAVGGVWECPDLFPLPIKGTQETRWVLIVSLNPGAIAGGSGTQYFVGDFDGTTFIPTRITESTDPADYDWLDYGRDYYAAVSFNNVPDDRRLMIGWASNWDYANETPTGPWRSAMSLVREIELVRTAGDRLRIAQSPILPPEQSPLHVFDLTVPCTPGARTTLVLTGDDSGVERLTITIDGGERSITCDRTQSGAVDFHPAFPSVDWAPLPDQNTEEIDLLIVVDAHIVEIYAGKGLVTLAEQVFPTAPFTRLHRETIHGQK
- a CDS encoding ABC transporter substrate-binding protein: MLLSGCSGSGGAAETPDKSEELGLNTTGLPIVDETLTLSFGGTKSALAPDYADMQLVQQWQQDTNIAIEWENLPEQVYLEKKNLMLASDELPDVLYNTGLTDAEVVQNGSNGTLLPLEDLIEEHAPTLSGILDQRPDIRAAITASDGHIYTLPSVEELGLVQHPNFLYINKAWLDALGLPVPRTIDEYHAALEAFKTKDPNGNGLSDEIPLSFRTDSFAANPHDLIAALGGQPENNDHRIVRDGKVEFTANTDEYKAGVDGLADWYSDGLIDPESFSQDDVAYLSKGKSETAILGSFFWWELKEMVGEDRMGDYTILGVLEGVNGEKLASVSNNQEISRGAMAITRANQYPAATMRWADRLFDPAMSAQANWGPIGVTLEENSDGVLVQIPAPAGEAEGERRQKVAPGGPKITTAEDFETVVAPEPRAKERQDLVNELYAPFKANDAYPPVMLSVEELEQTSFPVTDINGLVKEKFASWIVNNTVEQEWDAYVSQLDTMGIDEVIATYQQAYDRFQQGGE